The following proteins are co-located in the Roseovarius arcticus genome:
- a CDS encoding sarcosine oxidase subunit beta family protein, whose protein sequence is MKRYSAFAVAREALRNNTGWDRAWASPEPKKKYDIIIIGAGGHGLATAYHLGKNFGITNIAILEKGWLGGGNTGRNTTIIRSNYLQDPSAAIYEKSRSLYETMSQDLNYNVMFSPRGCMMLAQTQHEVRGYERTAHANALQGVKTEFIGPERVKQLVPIINIDGPRYPVLGALWQARGGTARHDAVAWGYARACSDMGMHIIQKCEVTGIEQSGGKVTGVNTNRGIIGCDKLGMVVAGHSGHLADMAGFRLPIESVALQALVSEPIKPCMDVVVMANTVHGYMSQSDKGEMVIGGGTDGYNNYTQRGAFHHIEETVRALVETFPMIARLKMLRQWGGIVDVTGDRSPILSKTPVDGIFVNCGWGTGGFKAIPGSGWGFAELMAKGHSPLTEAFGLDRFYEGRFIDESVAAGVAH, encoded by the coding sequence ATGAAACGCTACTCCGCCTTTGCCGTCGCCCGTGAGGCGCTTCGCAACAACACAGGGTGGGACCGCGCCTGGGCCTCGCCCGAGCCCAAAAAGAAGTACGACATCATCATCATCGGTGCTGGCGGTCATGGCCTCGCCACCGCATACCATCTGGGCAAGAATTTCGGCATCACCAATATCGCCATCCTCGAAAAGGGGTGGCTGGGCGGCGGTAATACGGGCCGCAATACCACGATCATCCGCTCAAACTATCTGCAGGACCCGTCGGCGGCGATCTATGAGAAGTCCCGCTCTCTCTATGAGACGATGAGCCAGGATCTGAACTACAACGTCATGTTCAGCCCGCGCGGCTGCATGATGCTAGCCCAGACCCAGCACGAGGTGCGCGGGTACGAGCGGACGGCGCACGCCAATGCGCTGCAAGGCGTCAAAACCGAATTTATCGGCCCGGAGCGGGTCAAACAACTGGTGCCGATCATCAATATCGACGGTCCGCGCTATCCCGTCCTTGGTGCGCTATGGCAGGCGCGCGGGGGCACAGCGCGCCACGATGCGGTGGCTTGGGGTTATGCGCGTGCGTGTTCGGACATGGGCATGCACATCATCCAGAAATGCGAAGTGACAGGCATTGAGCAATCTGGCGGCAAGGTCACCGGCGTCAACACAAACCGGGGCATTATCGGCTGTGACAAGCTGGGCATGGTCGTCGCCGGGCACTCAGGGCATTTGGCCGACATGGCCGGCTTCCGCCTGCCGATCGAGAGCGTGGCCCTGCAAGCGCTGGTCTCCGAGCCGATCAAACCCTGCATGGACGTGGTCGTCATGGCCAACACAGTCCACGGTTACATGAGCCAATCCGACAAGGGCGAGATGGTCATCGGCGGCGGCACCGACGGGTACAACAACTACACCCAGCGCGGCGCATTTCATCATATCGAGGAAACCGTCCGCGCATTGGTCGAGACGTTCCCGATGATCGCCCGCCTGAAAATGCTGCGCCAGTGGGGCGGCATCGTCGACGTGACTGGCGACCGCTCGCCCATCCTGTCGAAAACACCGGTGGATGGCATTTTTGTCAATTGCGGCTGGGGCACTGGCGGGTTCAAGGCGATCCCCGGCTCCGGCTGGGGCTTTGCCGAGCTGATGGCCAAGGGCCATTCGCCGCTGACCGAGGCCTTTGGTCTGGACCGTTTCTACGAAGGCCGCTTTATTGACGAGTCTGTTGCAGCGGGCGTGGCGCACTGA
- a CDS encoding CHRD domain-containing protein has product MFILRKLCLGAVGAAVGACLATSAAATTTNYRAVLKDINNFGASGQVDLRLNDVTNTLFVRVQAAGLDPNVPHVQHIHGLKNPDGTNGNSITPTAAQDTDGDGFIELGEGAATYGPIILPLTDINQPGLSGFPTAPGGMIDFSFTYDLLSSAIYAGSFGIVDLLNLKDREIVIHGAFTNFAPINELPGLGGGIDQDVFGNPIPAARNYNAALPVLAGTISPVPLPAAGWLLLTGLGGLAAMSRRRKSRTSSALV; this is encoded by the coding sequence ATGTTTATCTTGCGAAAACTATGCCTTGGCGCCGTTGGCGCGGCAGTTGGAGCATGTCTTGCGACATCTGCCGCCGCGACGACGACGAACTACCGGGCGGTACTGAAAGATATCAACAATTTTGGGGCAAGCGGTCAGGTCGACCTGCGCCTCAATGATGTCACGAATACACTCTTCGTGCGCGTGCAGGCCGCGGGACTTGATCCTAACGTACCGCACGTGCAGCACATCCACGGACTTAAAAATCCAGATGGCACGAATGGGAATTCGATCACACCAACCGCCGCCCAAGATACCGATGGTGACGGTTTCATCGAACTCGGCGAAGGGGCGGCGACCTATGGCCCGATTATCTTGCCCCTGACCGATATCAACCAGCCCGGACTGAGCGGATTTCCTACCGCTCCTGGGGGAATGATCGACTTTTCGTTCACTTACGATCTGCTGAGTTCGGCCATCTATGCCGGGTCTTTTGGGATAGTGGATCTGCTTAACCTGAAGGATCGCGAGATCGTCATTCACGGCGCTTTCACGAATTTCGCGCCGATCAACGAACTTCCCGGTCTGGGCGGGGGAATCGATCAGGACGTCTTTGGCAACCCGATCCCGGCGGCGAGAAACTACAACGCCGCATTGCCGGTGCTGGCGGGCACCATTAGCCCCGTCCCCCTTCCGGCAGCCGGATGGCTTTTGCTGACCGGCCTGGGCGGGCTGGCCGCCATGAGTAGAAGGCGGAAGAGCAGAACATCTTCTGCCCTAGTCTAG
- the dusA gene encoding tRNA dihydrouridine(20/20a) synthase DusA, with translation MKVNVKSASRLSVAPMMDWTDRHCRHLHRLLSRRTLLYTEMVTAPALVRGGALHLLEHGPAEHPVALQLGGSDPAELAEAARLGADAGYDEINLNVGCPSDRVQSGTFGAVLMKSPARVAECCAAMRAATSLPVTVKCRIGVDDQTPRDVLPDFISRVSEAGVTRLAIHARMAWLEGLSPKENRDIPPLDYHLVYEMKARFPALHLSVNGGVDSLEAAQAHLDAGMDGVMVGRAAYHAPAQILCAADRLIFGEDTADTKPEGAAYAMMDYAEAHLALGGRMNQITRHMMGLFAGQPGARAWRRMLSEGAHLPGAGPELIEAALAQLEGAEAA, from the coding sequence ATGAAGGTAAACGTTAAATCAGCATCGCGGCTTTCCGTGGCACCGATGATGGATTGGACGGACCGCCATTGCCGCCATTTGCATCGGCTTCTAAGTCGGAGAACGCTTCTTTATACCGAAATGGTGACCGCGCCTGCGCTGGTGCGAGGCGGCGCGCTGCACCTGTTAGAGCATGGACCGGCCGAGCATCCGGTGGCGCTGCAACTGGGCGGATCGGACCCTGCTGAGCTGGCCGAGGCGGCCCGGCTGGGGGCGGATGCTGGATACGACGAGATCAACCTGAATGTCGGGTGCCCCAGCGACCGGGTGCAATCGGGCACGTTCGGCGCGGTGCTGATGAAATCGCCCGCTCGTGTGGCCGAGTGTTGCGCGGCGATGCGCGCCGCCACGTCCCTGCCGGTGACGGTGAAATGCCGGATTGGCGTTGATGATCAGACCCCGCGTGACGTACTGCCAGATTTCATTTCGCGCGTGTCGGAGGCGGGCGTCACGAGGCTGGCCATCCATGCCCGCATGGCATGGCTGGAAGGGCTGAGCCCCAAGGAAAATCGCGATATCCCGCCGCTGGACTATCATTTGGTGTATGAGATGAAAGCGCGCTTTCCCGCGCTGCACCTGTCTGTGAATGGCGGGGTAGATAGCCTTGAGGCGGCGCAGGCGCATCTGGATGCTGGCATGGATGGCGTGATGGTCGGGCGCGCGGCGTATCACGCGCCCGCGCAGATCCTTTGCGCCGCCGACCGGCTGATATTTGGTGAGGATACCGCCGATACCAAGCCCGAGGGCGCCGCGTACGCGATGATGGACTACGCCGAGGCTCATCTGGCCCTCGGTGGGCGCATGAATCAGATCACGCGGCATATGATGGGCCTTTTCGCTGGCCAACCCGGTGCGCGCGCATGGCGGCGGATGCTGTCGGAGGGCGCGCATTTGCCCGGCGCAGGGCCAGAGCTGATCGAGGCGGCGCTGGCCCAACTTGAAGGCGCAGAGGCGGCCTGA
- the ccmI gene encoding c-type cytochrome biogenesis protein CcmI — protein MIFWIVATALALGAGALIAAALVRGRASAAPAASYDLAFYRIQLKDVDKDLARGIITEAEAGRLRSEVSRRILAADAQVQAHGVDGGQPPRAGAALAAILVVVVAGGAFWGYLEMGAPGYTDQPRAARLAASDEARTDRLNQSEAEERFGPPEQKATPPEDFAQLMTQLRAAIEARPDDVRGLTLLARNEASLGNTSAARAAQERLIAAKGDDAVAADHAFLADLMITAAGGYVSSEAETSLRAALSLDPSQSEARYYLGVYYTQVDRPDAAFRTWEALLQDSPPGAVWTAPLRERIVDAAARAGINYTLPDTPRAPASGIGPTAEQVEAAKGMTDEGRQDMIRGMVDGLLARLADEGGPPEDWARLIASLGVLGQTDRAQAIWVEAQATFEGRPDALAMLREAADRAGLSGEDAE, from the coding sequence ATGATATTCTGGATCGTCGCCACGGCACTGGCACTGGGCGCGGGCGCGCTGATCGCCGCCGCGCTTGTGCGCGGGCGGGCCAGTGCCGCGCCTGCGGCCAGCTATGATCTGGCGTTCTATCGCATCCAGCTAAAGGACGTGGACAAGGATCTGGCTCGCGGCATCATAACCGAGGCCGAGGCCGGGCGTCTGCGTTCAGAGGTATCGCGCCGCATCTTGGCCGCCGATGCGCAGGTGCAGGCACATGGTGTCGATGGCGGGCAACCGCCGCGCGCCGGGGCTGCGCTTGCGGCTATTTTGGTCGTGGTCGTGGCCGGTGGCGCGTTCTGGGGCTATCTGGAGATGGGCGCGCCGGGCTACACGGATCAGCCCCGCGCCGCGCGCCTTGCCGCGTCGGACGAGGCGCGCACGGACCGATTAAACCAGTCCGAGGCCGAAGAGAGGTTTGGCCCGCCAGAGCAGAAAGCGACCCCGCCCGAAGATTTTGCCCAGCTCATGACGCAGCTACGCGCCGCCATTGAGGCGCGCCCGGACGATGTGCGCGGCCTCACCCTGCTCGCTCGCAACGAGGCAAGTTTGGGCAACACTTCTGCGGCACGCGCTGCGCAGGAACGCCTCATCGCGGCCAAAGGCGATGACGCCGTCGCCGCCGACCATGCCTTTCTCGCGGATTTGATGATTACGGCGGCAGGCGGTTATGTGTCGTCAGAGGCCGAGACCAGCCTGCGCGCGGCCTTGTCGCTGGACCCCAGCCAGAGCGAAGCGCGCTACTACCTTGGCGTCTATTACACGCAGGTTGACCGGCCCGATGCTGCCTTTCGCACGTGGGAGGCACTTTTGCAGGATAGCCCGCCCGGCGCCGTCTGGACAGCGCCCCTGCGCGAACGGATCGTAGACGCGGCGGCGCGCGCAGGTATCAATTATACGTTGCCAGACACGCCGCGCGCCCCTGCCAGCGGCATCGGCCCTACCGCCGAGCAGGTCGAGGCAGCTAAGGGCATGACCGACGAGGGCAGGCAGGACATGATCCGCGGCATGGTGGACGGCCTGCTGGCCCGCCTCGCGGATGAGGGCGGCCCGCCCGAAGATTGGGCGCGACTGATCGCCTCGCTGGGCGTGCTGGGCCAGACTGATCGCGCGCAGGCGATATGGGTTGAGGCGCAGGCGACATTTGAAGGCCGGCCCGACGCGCTGGCGATGCTACGCGAAGCGGCAGACCGCGCAGGGCTGTCCGGCGAGGATGCGGAATGA
- a CDS encoding DUF1289 domain-containing protein — MMDGIEGPKGIAGEIPVWTRDEVQSPCIRVCVVHPEERICTGCLRSIDEITRWSKMTDIERSAIMDALPDRASLLRKRRGGRAARLKRGS, encoded by the coding sequence ATGATGGACGGAATCGAAGGGCCAAAAGGGATCGCGGGAGAGATACCCGTCTGGACGCGCGATGAGGTGCAATCGCCCTGCATCCGCGTCTGCGTCGTACATCCCGAGGAGCGTATCTGCACCGGTTGCCTGCGCAGCATCGACGAGATTACCCGCTGGTCCAAGATGACTGATATTGAACGCTCAGCGATCATGGACGCACTACCGGACCGCGCCAGCCTGCTGCGCAAACGGCGTGGCGGACGCGCGGCGCGGCTAAAGCGCGGCAGCTAG
- a CDS encoding sarcosine oxidase subunit alpha family protein, translated as MSTRLASGGRLVDKARRIDFTFNGRRFKGFEGDTIASALLANDQMLMGRSFKYHRPRGVVASGAEEPNGLVGMGTGADFEPNQRVTTTELFEGLTCTSQNHWPSLDFDVGAINTKLARFLPAGFYYKMFMYPRAFWKHVYEPIIRKSAGLGKAPDQRDNDTYEHFYAFCDVLVIGGGIAGLQAARTAAATGAKVMLLEQTAHWGGRAPVDGGTVAGQPVDKFVDELVSELSAMDNVTMRNRTMGAGVYDHGYALGYERVGDHQPGVAGPRHRLWRIRAAQIVTATGAIERPLSFAGNDIPGVMLASAVRDYVVDFGVSIGDRTVIVINNDDAYRTAITLKENGLDVPAILDARVPGQDSPLMARAKALGIRVLMGHAISSVQGGKRVTGVSVCSQAGEGAVLEEIACDVVAMSGGWSPVVHLWSHCGGKLIWDEASAAFRPDVDKAPTGASGEAFVTPAGAANGAFGLGDILADATSAGTSAAKAAGHTGQAVNAPEAGANDEAPMAPVWMMPHGAGIEKRQKAWLDYQNDVKVSDIQLAAQEGFESVEHAKRYTTLGMATDQGKLSNINGLAILSDALGQPIPQTGTTTFRPPYTPISMASIAGEARDERFQPIRRTPLYDWHAENGAYWEPVGQWRRPYTYQQPGESIEQAVSREVKNTRASLGILDASTLGKLVVKGKDAGKFLDMLYTNMMSTLKPGRCRYGLMCGENGFLIDDGVVARIDDDTFLCHTTTGGAETIHGHMEEWLQTEWWDWDVYVANLTEQYAQIAVVGPRARATLERLTGDDISTDALPFMAWTDITLGGMQARVYRISFSGELSYEIAIKASEGRALWDALMAAGADANITPYGTEALHIMRAEKGFIMIGDETDGTVIPQDLGLNWAISKKKEDYIGKRAQERSHMTDPTRWKLVGLETVDGAVLPDGAYATAEGTNANGQRQTQGRVTSTYHSPTLDRGIAMGLVLNGPDRMGEVLEFPRVDGTVMRAKIVDAVFFDKDGEKQNV; from the coding sequence ATGAGCACACGTCTGGCAAGTGGCGGGCGCCTTGTAGACAAGGCGCGTAGAATCGATTTTACCTTCAACGGCAGGCGTTTCAAGGGCTTTGAGGGCGACACGATTGCCTCGGCGCTGCTTGCTAACGATCAAATGCTGATGGGCCGCTCGTTCAAGTATCACCGCCCGCGCGGCGTGGTCGCCTCGGGAGCAGAGGAACCAAATGGCCTCGTTGGTATGGGGACCGGTGCTGATTTCGAGCCGAACCAGCGCGTCACCACGACTGAACTGTTTGAGGGCCTGACTTGCACCTCGCAGAACCACTGGCCGTCGCTGGATTTCGACGTGGGCGCGATCAACACAAAGCTGGCCCGCTTTCTGCCTGCGGGCTTCTATTACAAGATGTTCATGTATCCTCGCGCCTTCTGGAAGCATGTGTACGAGCCAATTATCCGCAAATCTGCCGGCCTGGGTAAGGCGCCTGATCAGCGTGATAACGACACGTATGAGCATTTCTACGCCTTCTGTGATGTGCTGGTCATTGGCGGCGGCATCGCCGGCCTTCAGGCCGCGCGCACTGCGGCGGCCACAGGCGCAAAGGTCATGCTGCTAGAGCAGACAGCCCATTGGGGTGGCCGCGCACCGGTCGATGGCGGCACGGTCGCGGGCCAGCCTGTGGATAAGTTTGTGGATGAACTCGTCTCCGAGTTGTCTGCGATGGACAACGTGACCATGCGCAATCGTACCATGGGCGCTGGCGTTTATGACCACGGTTATGCGCTGGGCTACGAGCGTGTAGGCGATCATCAGCCCGGCGTGGCAGGCCCGCGCCATCGTCTGTGGCGCATTCGTGCCGCTCAGATTGTGACGGCTACAGGCGCAATTGAGCGGCCTCTCAGCTTTGCCGGGAACGATATTCCGGGCGTCATGCTGGCCTCTGCCGTGCGCGACTATGTGGTAGATTTCGGTGTATCCATTGGTGACCGCACCGTAATCGTGATCAATAACGACGATGCTTACCGCACAGCGATCACCCTTAAGGAGAACGGCCTTGACGTCCCTGCGATACTGGACGCGCGCGTACCGGGGCAGGATAGCCCGCTTATGGCACGTGCCAAGGCGCTGGGTATCCGTGTCCTGATGGGCCACGCTATTTCGTCCGTTCAGGGCGGCAAGCGCGTGACCGGCGTCAGCGTCTGCTCGCAGGCCGGCGAGGGCGCCGTGCTGGAAGAGATCGCGTGCGACGTGGTCGCGATGTCTGGTGGCTGGTCGCCTGTCGTGCACCTTTGGTCCCATTGCGGTGGCAAGCTGATCTGGGACGAGGCCTCTGCAGCCTTTCGCCCCGATGTGGACAAAGCGCCGACCGGCGCGTCGGGCGAGGCCTTTGTGACGCCCGCAGGCGCGGCTAATGGCGCGTTTGGTCTGGGCGATATTCTGGCCGATGCGACCTCCGCAGGCACCTCCGCTGCCAAGGCGGCAGGCCATACCGGCCAAGCTGTCAATGCGCCCGAGGCGGGCGCAAATGACGAGGCGCCCATGGCACCCGTCTGGATGATGCCGCATGGTGCGGGCATAGAGAAGCGTCAGAAAGCATGGCTGGATTATCAAAACGACGTCAAAGTATCGGACATTCAGCTGGCCGCGCAGGAGGGGTTCGAGTCCGTCGAACATGCCAAGCGCTATACCACATTGGGCATGGCGACAGATCAAGGAAAGTTGAGCAACATCAACGGCCTTGCGATCCTTTCTGATGCTTTGGGTCAACCTATCCCGCAGACGGGCACGACCACATTCCGCCCGCCTTATACGCCCATCTCGATGGCCTCTATCGCGGGCGAGGCGCGGGACGAGCGGTTTCAACCGATCCGCCGGACGCCCTTGTATGACTGGCACGCCGAAAACGGCGCCTATTGGGAGCCAGTCGGCCAGTGGCGGCGCCCCTATACTTACCAGCAACCGGGCGAGAGCATTGAGCAGGCCGTTAGCCGCGAGGTAAAGAATACTCGTGCCAGCCTTGGTATTCTCGACGCCTCGACGCTGGGCAAGCTGGTGGTCAAGGGCAAGGATGCGGGCAAGTTTCTCGACATGCTCTACACCAACATGATGAGCACGCTGAAGCCGGGCCGCTGCCGGTATGGCCTGATGTGCGGCGAGAACGGGTTTCTCATCGACGATGGCGTAGTTGCGCGCATCGACGACGATACATTCCTGTGCCACACCACCACAGGCGGGGCCGAGACGATCCATGGTCACATGGAGGAATGGCTGCAAACCGAATGGTGGGATTGGGACGTCTATGTCGCTAACCTGACCGAGCAATACGCCCAGATCGCAGTCGTCGGCCCACGCGCACGCGCCACGCTGGAGCGTTTGACCGGCGACGACATCAGCACCGATGCGCTGCCGTTTATGGCGTGGACTGACATCACGCTGGGCGGGATGCAGGCGCGCGTCTACCGCATCTCATTCTCGGGTGAGTTGAGCTACGAGATCGCAATCAAGGCGTCCGAGGGCCGTGCGCTTTGGGATGCGCTAATGGCGGCGGGGGCGGATGCCAACATCACGCCTTACGGCACCGAGGCGCTGCACATCATGCGGGCCGAAAAGGGCTTTATCATGATCGGGGACGAAACCGACGGCACCGTGATCCCGCAAGATCTGGGACTGAACTGGGCGATTTCCAAGAAGAAAGAAGACTACATTGGCAAGCGTGCGCAAGAGCGCAGCCATATGACCGATCCCACTAGGTGGAAGCTGGTGGGACTGGAGACGGTCGACGGCGCGGTTTTGCCTGATGGCGCGTATGCCACGGCCGAGGGCACCAACGCCAACGGCCAGCGGCAGACGCAAGGGCGGGTTACGTCGACTTATCATTCGCCAACACTTGACCGGGGCATCGCCATGGGCCTCGTCCTGAACGGGCCGGACCGGATGGGCGAGGTGCTGGAGTTTCCGCGCGTCGACGGCACGGTGATGCGTGCAAAAATCGTCGATGCGGTATTCTTTGACAAAGATGGGGAGAAGCAAAATGTCTAA
- the ruvX gene encoding Holliday junction resolvase RuvX encodes MIHEDIADYAAALPPMRGLVGLDLGDKTIGVAISDALWSVASPHETVRRRKFGLDAARLLEIIAERQIGGIILGLPRNMDGSEGPRCQSTRAFARNLARLTDLPIGYWDERLSTVAAERALLEADTSRKRRAQVIDNIAASYILQGVLDRLGHMRNAQ; translated from the coding sequence ATGATCCACGAGGATATCGCTGACTACGCCGCCGCCCTGCCCCCTATGCGCGGCCTTGTGGGCCTTGATCTGGGCGACAAGACAATCGGCGTCGCGATATCGGACGCGCTATGGTCCGTCGCCAGCCCGCACGAGACGGTGCGCCGCCGCAAATTTGGGCTGGATGCCGCGCGCCTGCTGGAAATCATCGCGGAACGACAGATCGGCGGCATCATCCTAGGCCTGCCGCGCAACATGGACGGAAGCGAGGGGCCGCGCTGCCAATCCACCCGCGCGTTTGCCCGCAATCTGGCGCGCCTGACGGACCTGCCTATTGGCTACTGGGACGAGCGTTTGTCGACCGTCGCCGCTGAAAGGGCGCTCTTGGAGGCGGATACGTCTCGCAAACGTCGCGCACAGGTGATCGATAACATCGCCGCGTCGTATATTCTGCAAGGGGTGCTGGACCGACTGGGCCACATGAGGAACGCGCAATGA
- a CDS encoding sulfite exporter TauE/SafE family protein — protein sequence MPDPSLFLAMAAMLLAIGAFAGVLAGLLGVGGGIILVPSFFYAFTTLGYGGPQLMQVCLATSLATIIVTSVRSVLSHHRKGAVEWSILRTWAPGIAVGAVLGVVVAAGLRSGTLQGIFGILAFCVGIYMTFGRAHWRLGDTMPSGLRRAIMSPIVGFLSVLMGIGGGSFGVPLMSLHGVPIHRAVATAAGFGAAIAVPSVIGFLMVDIAPEGRPPLTLGAVNGPAFLIVIAMTLLTAPLGVKLAHALDAKPLKRAFGIFLTLIALNMLRKALGW from the coding sequence ATGCCCGATCCATCCCTTTTTCTGGCTATGGCGGCTATGTTGCTGGCGATCGGCGCATTTGCGGGCGTGTTGGCCGGCCTCTTGGGCGTCGGCGGCGGGATCATTCTGGTGCCTTCGTTCTTTTATGCTTTCACGACGCTGGGTTATGGTGGTCCGCAGCTGATGCAGGTGTGCCTCGCAACGTCACTGGCGACAATTATTGTGACCTCTGTGCGCTCGGTTCTGTCGCACCACCGCAAGGGCGCGGTAGAGTGGTCTATCTTGCGCACATGGGCGCCGGGCATCGCCGTCGGCGCCGTGCTGGGCGTGGTCGTGGCCGCTGGGCTGCGGTCGGGCACGCTTCAGGGGATATTTGGCATCCTCGCGTTCTGCGTTGGTATCTATATGACGTTTGGGCGGGCGCATTGGCGGCTGGGCGATACCATGCCTAGCGGACTGCGCCGCGCTATAATGTCGCCCATTGTCGGGTTTTTGTCAGTGCTTATGGGCATAGGCGGGGGCAGTTTCGGCGTGCCGTTGATGAGCCTTCATGGCGTGCCGATCCACCGTGCTGTGGCGACTGCCGCTGGCTTTGGTGCTGCGATTGCCGTGCCGTCGGTCATTGGGTTCCTGATGGTGGATATCGCGCCCGAGGGCCGTCCGCCTCTGACGCTGGGCGCTGTAAATGGCCCGGCATTCCTGATCGTGATCGCCATGACGCTGCTCACTGCACCCTTGGGGGTCAAATTGGCTCATGCGCTGGACGCCAAGCCGCTGAAGCGAGCTTTCGGCATCTTTCTGACGCTGATCGCGCTCAATATGCTGCGTAAGGCGCTGGGCTGGTGA
- a CDS encoding MliC family protein: MISLNQAALTALRPAMIVLAVAIGTGPASANAILSVPVTLGPKGTISTVRHSCSDGTDLSVQYINGAANTLALIPLKGEDLIFVNVVAGSGARYVSGARTWWTKGDKATLSDETGKAKPITCAAKGATTFQ; this comes from the coding sequence ATGATATCACTCAACCAAGCGGCTCTGACCGCGCTGAGACCGGCCATGATCGTTTTGGCGGTAGCCATCGGCACTGGCCCTGCTAGCGCCAATGCAATTCTGTCCGTGCCGGTGACACTGGGTCCAAAGGGCACGATTTCGACTGTGCGGCACAGCTGCTCGGACGGGACGGACCTGTCGGTGCAGTATATCAACGGCGCAGCAAACACTTTGGCCCTTATCCCGCTCAAGGGCGAGGATCTGATTTTTGTCAACGTCGTGGCAGGATCGGGCGCGCGCTATGTTTCGGGCGCGCGAACGTGGTGGACCAAAGGCGACAAGGCCACATTAAGTGATGAAACGGGCAAAGCGAAGCCGATCACGTGCGCTGCAAAGGGTGCGACGACGTTTCAGTAG
- a CDS encoding sarcosine oxidase subunit gamma — MSNTVSALNGASAQGFATVTDMGLQGMITLRGDLSASKLKKAVKAAANGEMPKQGHISLGETGGTAWMSPDELLVMVPYTDVDAKLAAIGNGMGDAHHLAVNVSDARCMFSVSGEDARVREALAKLMPVDMSPEAFKVGQFRRSRMAQVPAAIWMIGDGEARVVCFRSVAQYVFDLLKGATAPGSEVRYYAD, encoded by the coding sequence ATGTCTAACACAGTCAGCGCCTTGAATGGCGCCAGTGCGCAAGGTTTTGCAACCGTCACCGACATGGGCCTGCAAGGCATGATCACCCTGCGCGGCGATCTGTCAGCGTCCAAGTTAAAGAAGGCAGTGAAGGCAGCGGCAAACGGCGAGATGCCCAAGCAGGGCCATATCAGCCTTGGCGAGACGGGTGGCACCGCATGGATGTCGCCAGACGAGCTACTGGTCATGGTCCCTTATACGGACGTGGACGCCAAGCTGGCCGCGATCGGCAATGGAATGGGGGATGCACACCATCTGGCCGTCAATGTGTCGGACGCGCGCTGCATGTTCAGCGTCAGCGGCGAGGATGCGCGGGTTCGCGAGGCATTGGCCAAGCTGATGCCGGTGGATATGTCGCCGGAGGCCTTCAAGGTAGGCCAATTCCGCCGCTCGCGCATGGCGCAGGTGCCTGCCGCAATCTGGATGATCGGTGATGGAGAGGCGCGCGTCGTCTGCTTCCGCTCGGTCGCGCAATATGTGTTTGACCTGCTGAAGGGCGCAACCGCGCCGGGCAGCGAAGTGCGCTACTACGCGGATTGA
- a CDS encoding sarcosine oxidase subunit delta, translating into MLILTCPYCGVTGEETEFHGGGEAHLKRFGPGSSEGDFHDYLFSKVNPKGVHLERWRHNNGCGKWFHAARDTVTLEVFGTYPAQTLEPPKYVKDAITAKRPGWSWREFA; encoded by the coding sequence ATGCTGATCCTGACCTGCCCCTACTGCGGCGTGACTGGCGAGGAGACCGAATTCCACGGTGGCGGTGAGGCGCATCTCAAGCGCTTTGGCCCCGGCTCGTCCGAGGGCGATTTTCATGACTATCTCTTCTCCAAAGTGAACCCCAAAGGCGTCCACCTTGAGCGTTGGCGCCACAATAATGGCTGCGGAAAATGGTTTCACGCCGCTCGCGACACCGTCACGCTGGAGGTGTTCGGTACCTATCCCGCACAGACACTGGAGCCGCCGAAATACGTCAAGGACGCTATTACGGCCAAGCGGCCCGGCTGGTCGTGGAGGGAATTCGCATGA